The following is a genomic window from Prunus persica cultivar Lovell chromosome G7, Prunus_persica_NCBIv2, whole genome shotgun sequence.
TATATTGTCCGACAATCCTTCAACTTCCTTTTAAGTGAAGTGGCTACAAGTGCTGCGGTTGCTTGAACCTCAAATCACATTCATGGACAGTTGTACACCTCACAATCATGAAGCTGTATTCTCCAATTCTCGATGCTCGGACCAGCCATGGGCATGGACGTTGACAACAAACCACAAGCAACCTCTTAGTGCAAGAGAATTGCACCTTAAATTCAAAGTGGCCTCTTAATGCCGTCAACCGTAACTCCGTCAACAATGCATTCTTACTAGAGAAAATTTGCCCAACTGTAATTTTCGGATTCCAATCGCTTCGTGAAAACCCGCTGTCCAAATatgcttcttcatcatttacaCCGACTGCATTATACCGATTTTGTTCACCCATTTGACTCCAATAATGTTGACGAGTGGGTTCAGATTCTCCTCCTAAACGCATTTTTGGCAACTGGGCAGCTGTGTTCAAGCACCCCAAATTAGGAGGGGCAGAGTACACTgacacttcatttctttcagtaccattatcaccaccatgcatctcctccacctcgctaaaatcaatcatatcCATAAAATCTGTCCCTACTTCACCTCCCAAATCAGTGACATTTGTATTATTCCAAGTTACTTCATTGCTTTCAACAATGGAAACTGAAGAATGACCCATCCGACTACTATCTGTCGTGATATGCATACTATGAACTACATCATTTGTCAGTCCTTTATCTTCTATACTCACGAGTAAGGGAGCTAGTTTTGAAGGTGTTACCTCGGAATtgtacttcataaaaaaattgacatcatcatcgtcctcaatctttatgtgcttccactcattcgaggccaccaaaactgagaaattttaagcaaaccttGTCTTCCCTGCTGTTTGTATTACCAATCTGATGCACACGGTCCAACAGTTCAGCAAATTTGATGGTACGTGGAACTATTAAGCCTTTTGAGTCACCCCCTTCGTATTTGCACATCTTCTTCGAGGTgacccattttccattgtagcacacgagaataacaattgtctccatttctgaccatgacaaaacaacatttcattcacacaatataaccacaataaccatacaatacaatagcaatataaccacaatataacagcaatatataggcaatataatggcaatataacagcaatacgaCTGTAAAATAAGAGGAACACAACAGAATCACACTATACAGATCTACTACATCAAATAGaaaatcccaagtttcaagattcacatatccagaccaatctaaatgcaattggtacaaacccagatgaatgagcatgaatattcaacaaaacctaacccaaataaattaaagccaaaacgaatttaacacaaacccaaacaatcaaactataacccatttcacataatactgatattaagaaaataaccatcaacACTACCTTTTCGAGGTCGGCAATCCACTAGAGCTTCAAGGTTGCAAGCAGCTATTCAGAAGACATAGCTAAAGGGAGGGGTTCGCGATTCCAAACAGAGAGCAAGAGATCGAATAGGGGAGAAAGGGACATAacgaagctagagagagacagCTGCGCTATGAGAaacagagcaaagagagagacagagagttgtgctagagagagagagagagagccaagagcgagagagccaagatagagagagccaagagagacacagagagctgtgatagacagataccaaagagaaagagagctgtgccagagagagagagagagagagagagagctgtgtgagcttcttctctccaaaatttctgaacttgtgaaaaatcagcaataagtggacaataattttatatttataggtgatagttgtacaaaaattgggaagggatggtatttttaattaaaattatgaaatgggtGTCATCTAGGGCTATTTCCCAAGTTTATTTAGGTaagtttttggttattttaaaatgttttataaaaattgaaagtgaagggttaattttgactatttttatgaaaacttAATTCGGGAGAGGAAACCTTCTGCAAACCACGCTTAAACCCTAAGCCTACCTGAGTTCAGGGCTTGTTGCAGCAGAGGGAGAAATGGGGTTAGGGTTAAAGAATTTGGTGAAGAAGGGGATGATGGGGTTGGGAGAGATGGGGTTCAACGCCGGAGGTGGAGCCATCAACTGGTTCCCTGGCCACATGGCTGCAGCCACGCGCGCAATTCGCGAACGGCTCAAGCTCGCCGACTTCGTCATTGAGGTCCGTGACGCTCGCATTCCATTGTCCTCCGCCAACCAAGACCTTCAGCCCCAGCTCCGCTCCAAACGTTCCCTAATTGCCCTCAACAAAAAGGACCTCGCCAACCCCAATATCATGCAAGTAAtgttaatataatttattgttttttgtagttgtatttatcattttctttgttgaagtTGAAGTTATTATTGGTTTAATTGTTTAGAAATGGACCCGGTATTTCGAATCGTCCAATCAAGATTGCCTTCCCATGAATGCACACAGCAAGAGCTCTGTTTCAAAGGTATTTGTTTTTGCCTTCCAATTTgatatttcttattttgggTTCAAAACCCTGAAATGTGCACTGGTTTATCAAAGCTTCTTGAGCTGGTGGAGTATAAACTGAAGGAAGCCATTTCGAGGGAACCTACTCTGCTTGTTATGGTGGTTGGCGTTCCTAATGTTGGGAAATCAGCTCTAATCAATAATATTCATCGGATTGCATCTTCTCGCTTTCCCGGTAAGTTCTTCATGTTAGAGGAGGTTGTTGTGAATCCTATATTGGTGGAAATGtgtttcaattattaatatcCATGGAGTTCAGGCACTACACATTGAGTAATGACAGTGTTTGAGTTCTTTCATAGTGCAGGGTAAGATGAAGCGAGCTACAGTGGGCCCATTACCTGGTGTTACTCAAGACATTGCTGGATTCAAGGTTAGTCATTTTTgttattgattttctttttcctattcATTATATGCTGAATTGAAAATACAGACTAGCCGGTGAATACTTAAAAAAGAACGCTTTTTGACCCTTCTAATCTtgaaaacgaaaaaataaTCTAGCTAGTTCAtagtgtttgtttcttttgtagtTCTTTATTCCTCTGTTTCCTTCATCTCGCTGATTTGATGATGGAAAATCGTCTTCCTTTTTCCCTAACTTTTTTGAATTGTTTATGTGCAGATTGCTCATCAGCCTAGCATATATGTTCTTGACACTCCAGGTGTGTTGGTTCCAAGTATCCCGGACATAGAGACAGGATTAAAGCTAGCTCTTGCAGGTTTGTCCGTTCTCAGA
Proteins encoded in this region:
- the LOC18771835 gene encoding short integuments 2, mitochondrial — its product is MGLGLKNLVKKGMMGLGEMGFNAGGGAINWFPGHMAAATRAIRERLKLADFVIEVRDARIPLSSANQDLQPQLRSKRSLIALNKKDLANPNIMQKWTRYFESSNQDCLPMNAHSKSSVSKLLELVEYKLKEAISREPTLLVMVVGVPNVGKSALINNIHRIASSRFPVQGKMKRATVGPLPGVTQDIAGFKIAHQPSIYVLDTPGVLVPSIPDIETGLKLALAGSIKDSVVGEDRISQYLLAVLNTRGTPFHWKNSNNRRMEGIQYEAEEKVDYSLKNLRPSRRKLPTKSHVLYVEDLVTEVQCALYSTLSEFNGNMEDESDLEVLIEQQFEALQKALKIPNKGCEARLMVSKKFLTLFRTGKLGPFILDDVPEANPLS